The Candidatus Cloacimonadota bacterium region AATCACGCTTCGCGGCGACGGGGTCCAGCCCCTCTTTTTTGAAGAGCTTCCAGCTATTGCTGTCAACCCAGGCGCCTCCGCTGCCGGCGATATTGTCACATCCATCTGTGGCAAAACAAAATAGAGCGGCGTTTTCAAGGTTTGACAAATAGCGCGCCAGGGTCAAAGCCAGATGGCTACAGCGTCCGCCCTTACCGGCTCCATCAACTTTGAGAGGTGTTTCACCCCCCAAAAGCAGGATGAAGGGCATCTGTGACCTCAAGCGTTTTATGCGGGTCTGGCGCAGGATTCCCCGCATTTTGGTTGCGAATTTGGCAAGTTCGTCGCTCTCATAGTGGTCTTCAATCAACACTTGAAAGCCATGTGTACGCAGCTTTTCGGCTAAGAGCTGTCTGAAATCGAAATTGTTTGCCACAACCTTATATTCGAGGGTTCTTTCGCCCAATTCGAAAAACCAACCCTGTCCGAGGTCCATCCCTTCAATATTTGGGGTGAAAGGTGCGGAACCAATCACACGCGGGTCATCTTCAGTCACGTCGGACACGGCGAAAACAAACACCCGCCGGCTTTTACACAGTTCGAAGGCTTTTCCACCCTTGAGCCGGGAGAGTTTTCTTCGTTCCTGGTTCATCTGAGCGATGTCCAGCCCGCTGTTGAGCAGCTCTTTATTCCTGGAAAACAGTTCCTGGAGCGTCAAATCTTGAACCGGCAGCTCGAACAAAGCGGAACTTCCGCCTGAAAGCAGCACCAGCAGGTCATCTTCAGGAGGAAGTTTAGCCAGCCAATCCGCGATTATTTTACTGGATTCAAGGCTTTCAGCGCTGGGAAGCGGATGGCCGCCTTCCAAAATGGTCAAACCCTGAATTTCACCGTGGTCAAGTCCCTTTTTTGTGAGCACAAATCCATCGAAAACCACACCTTTTTCAGCCAATACAGAACAGCTTCTCGCGGCCATTTTCCAAGCCGCTTTTCCGATTGCCAACACATGGCTCGTGGCGCTGAGACGCTTTTGCTCAATCAGCTTCACCAGTTCCGGGTATTGGCAAAATTCGTGCATGCACTGCATATAGCTTTGGTAAACAAGCAGGTGGAGATTGCTCACAAATATACATCCTAAAACTCAAGTTCCAAACATTCAAAATATGGTAAAGGATTTAGTCAAGTTCATTTTTACAGAGGGGTAAAAAGCCCTGATAAACCCCGGCGTAAGCGAGCATGTCCAAGTTTTTGGATAAAAATCCTTTACAAAAAAGGCAGGGCGGAAATCGTGGTCTTTCTGAAATGTCGTTAGGAGATAGTTATGTCAGACAAGGTGCGAGACACAAGCAGCAAAGCTGCGATTAAAGAAATGAAGGAAGAGTATCTGCGGATGCTTGAGGAATCCTTCCAAACCACAGCCGAATACAAAAAAGGCGATGTCA contains the following coding sequences:
- a CDS encoding DUF4147 domain-containing protein: MSNLHLLVYQSYMQCMHEFCQYPELVKLIEQKRLSATSHVLAIGKAAWKMAARSCSVLAEKGVVFDGFVLTKKGLDHGEIQGLTILEGGHPLPSAESLESSKIIADWLAKLPPEDDLLVLLSGGSSALFELPVQDLTLQELFSRNKELLNSGLDIAQMNQERRKLSRLKGGKAFELCKSRRVFVFAVSDVTEDDPRVIGSAPFTPNIEGMDLGQGWFFELGERTLEYKVVANNFDFRQLLAEKLRTHGFQVLIEDHYESDELAKFATKMRGILRQTRIKRLRSQMPFILLLGGETPLKVDGAGKGGRCSHLALTLARYLSNLENAALFCFATDGCDNIAGSGGAWVDSNSWKLFKKEGLDPVAAKRDFDSHSALKAINHLLPSPLLSTNVNDVFLLSCGYDLENPCANDSCQELDIFNDLP